The Faecalibacter sp. LW9 genome has a segment encoding these proteins:
- the ftsA gene encoding cell division protein FtsA — protein MMNNKIAVGLDIGTTKIVALVGRKNENGKIEILGYGQAKSLGVHRGVVNNITQTINSIREAVDKAEQSSGIKITEVTVGIAGQHIRSLQHSDYITRENSEEVIDENDIKKLINQVHKLVMLPGEEIIHVLPQDYKVDNEDGITVPMGMYGSRLEANFHVVVGQISSIRNIAHCVKKAGLKLASISLEPIASSEAALSTEEKEAGVALIDIGGGTTDIAIFKDNIIKHTSVIPFGGNVISEDIKTGCSIIGKQAELLKQRFGSAWPAENKESEIVSIPGLKGREAKEISLKRLSQIIHARVQEILEQVYLELRNYGCEEHKKKLIAGIVLTGGGSKLKHIRQLTEYVTGMDVRIGYSNEHIVGSKSDEISGPEYATSVGLLMKGLEDLEDKLHANLFAPIQETLNAEEQKKTVESTIETAITEFATTSQPEPVKPEPIQQEETRLVEKEIESKVDELTGEVIGEATENTKKPGREKKNFFSKWTDKFIQMINETE, from the coding sequence ATGATGAACAATAAGATTGCAGTAGGATTAGACATCGGAACTACTAAAATTGTTGCCTTAGTAGGAAGAAAAAATGAAAATGGAAAGATAGAAATTCTTGGCTATGGACAAGCGAAGAGTTTAGGAGTGCATAGAGGTGTGGTAAATAATATTACCCAAACAATTAATTCTATTCGCGAAGCTGTAGATAAAGCAGAACAATCTTCGGGTATTAAAATTACTGAGGTGACTGTAGGAATTGCTGGACAACATATTCGTAGTTTACAACATAGTGACTATATCACACGAGAAAACTCGGAAGAAGTCATAGATGAGAATGATATCAAAAAATTAATTAACCAAGTACACAAGTTAGTAATGTTACCTGGTGAAGAGATCATTCACGTTTTACCACAAGATTATAAAGTAGATAATGAAGATGGAATTACAGTTCCGATGGGAATGTACGGAAGTCGTTTAGAAGCAAATTTTCATGTGGTAGTTGGTCAAATCTCATCCATTCGAAATATTGCACACTGTGTCAAAAAAGCGGGACTTAAATTAGCATCTATTTCTTTAGAACCTATTGCATCTTCAGAAGCTGCTCTTAGTACGGAAGAGAAAGAAGCTGGTGTTGCATTAATTGATATTGGTGGGGGTACAACGGATATTGCAATTTTTAAAGATAATATCATCAAACATACATCTGTTATACCTTTCGGAGGAAACGTCATTTCAGAGGATATCAAAACAGGATGTTCAATCATTGGTAAACAAGCAGAACTTCTAAAACAACGTTTTGGGTCTGCATGGCCAGCAGAAAATAAAGAATCTGAAATTGTTTCAATTCCAGGTTTAAAAGGTCGCGAAGCGAAAGAAATTTCTTTGAAACGTTTGTCTCAAATTATTCATGCTCGTGTACAAGAAATATTAGAACAAGTTTATTTAGAACTAAGAAACTATGGATGCGAAGAGCATAAAAAGAAATTAATTGCTGGTATCGTATTAACAGGTGGTGGTTCTAAATTGAAACATATTCGTCAATTAACAGAGTATGTAACAGGAATGGATGTACGTATCGGATACTCTAATGAGCATATCGTTGGAAGTAAATCAGATGAGATTAGTGGTCCAGAATATGCTACTTCTGTAGGCTTATTGATGAAAGGTCTTGAAGATTTGGAAGATAAATTACACGCGAATTTATTTGCTCCAATCCAAGAGACTTTAAATGCAGAGGAACAGAAAAAGACTGTAGAATCAACAATAGAAACAGCAATTACAGAATTTGCTACAACTTCACAGCCAGAGCCTGTAAAACCAGAACCAATTCAACAGGAAGAAACTAGACTTGTAGAAAAAGAAATTGAATCGAAAGTGGATGAATTAACTGGAGAAGTTATTGGAGAGGCGACAGAAAATACGAAAAAACCAGGAAGAGAAAAGAAAAATTTCTTTTCGAAATGGACAGACAAGTTCATTCAAATGATCAACGAAACCGAATAA
- the murC gene encoding UDP-N-acetylmuramate--L-alanine ligase, whose product MGILDKTYYYFIGAGGIGMSALERYFKSIGKTVLGYDKTPTELTSALIEEGIEIHFEDNTDLIPAEINQENTLVIYTPAIPKDHKELNYFFDQNYEVLKRSEVLGAITKHTYAIGVAGTHGKTTTSSILGHLLKVADLESTAFLGGIAENYHSNIILNGSKYTVAEADEFDRSFLRLSPKLAIITSDDADHLDIYGEREEVKKSFQEFGSIVEEQLFVRKGLNFPNSKTYGIEEGADYDGVNVRIEDGFYVFDVNTPNGTLKDIKFQLPGRHNMENAVAAIAVADYLGISSEKIHEALASFIGVKRRFNRFMIHDKVYVDDYAHHPTELNAVIRSLKELYPGKKLLGIFQPHLFTRTRDFAAEFAESLSELDELILLDIYPARELPIKGITSKWLLDMVNLKEKSVYSLEEALPAIQSKDFDVLLTVGAGNIDTLVTPIKKWLESEA is encoded by the coding sequence AGAACGTTATTTCAAATCGATTGGAAAAACAGTTTTAGGGTATGATAAGACACCTACAGAATTAACTTCTGCCTTAATCGAGGAAGGGATTGAAATTCATTTTGAAGACAACACCGATTTGATTCCTGCTGAAATTAATCAAGAAAATACGTTGGTTATTTATACACCTGCGATCCCAAAAGATCACAAAGAATTAAATTATTTCTTTGATCAAAATTATGAAGTATTAAAGCGTTCAGAGGTTTTAGGTGCAATAACAAAACATACTTATGCCATTGGCGTAGCAGGAACACACGGTAAAACGACAACGTCATCTATATTAGGTCATTTATTAAAAGTTGCAGATTTAGAATCTACAGCATTCTTAGGTGGTATTGCAGAGAATTATCACTCGAATATCATTCTGAATGGATCGAAATATACTGTGGCTGAAGCTGATGAATTTGACCGCTCTTTTTTACGTTTATCTCCTAAGTTAGCCATTATCACTTCTGATGATGCTGATCACTTGGATATTTATGGTGAGCGTGAAGAGGTTAAAAAATCATTTCAGGAGTTTGGTTCAATCGTTGAAGAGCAATTATTTGTTCGTAAAGGATTGAATTTTCCGAATTCAAAAACGTATGGAATAGAAGAAGGAGCAGATTATGATGGAGTAAATGTCCGCATTGAAGATGGTTTTTATGTGTTTGATGTTAATACGCCAAATGGGACATTAAAAGACATCAAATTTCAATTGCCAGGACGTCATAACATGGAAAATGCTGTAGCTGCCATCGCTGTTGCGGATTACTTAGGAATATCAAGTGAAAAGATACATGAAGCTTTGGCTTCTTTTATTGGAGTGAAGCGTAGATTTAACCGTTTTATGATTCATGATAAAGTGTATGTAGATGATTATGCACATCATCCAACAGAACTTAATGCGGTGATTCGTTCTTTAAAAGAGTTATATCCTGGAAAAAAATTATTAGGGATATTTCAACCTCATTTATTTACACGTACAAGAGATTTTGCAGCGGAATTTGCTGAAAGCTTGTCTGAACTGGATGAACTAATTTTATTAGACATCTATCCAGCACGAGAATTGCCTATTAAAGGAATTACTTCAAAATGGTTATTGGATATGGTAAATTTAAAGGAAAAATCAGTATATTCATTAGAAGAAGCATTACCTGCGATACAATCAAAAGATTTTGATGTGTTATTAACGGTAGGTGCAGGGAATATTGATACATTAGTTACACCGATAAAAAAATGGTTAGAAAGTGAAGCGTAA